Proteins encoded by one window of Lathyrus oleraceus cultivar Zhongwan6 chromosome 1, CAAS_Psat_ZW6_1.0, whole genome shotgun sequence:
- the LOC127137463 gene encoding metal tolerance protein 1 isoform X1 — MPVLQMESPSTQHTQIIEVSRDLPDVARKICGEATCEFSDAGSISKDAEERSTSMRKLLIAVILCIIFMAVEVVGGIKANSLAILTDAAHLLSDVAAFAISLFSIWAGGWEPNPRQSFGFFRIEILGALVSMQLIWLLAGILVYEAIARLIAGPQDVDGFLMFVVAAFGLVVNIIMALVLGHDHGHGHGHGHDHGHGHDHHGHIHGISVSTNHDIKQTQDEHHHTHHHDDEKHSKDAHHHTHDDHMHPHEHDHKEGAAPLLGESKGRPEKKKRNINVHGAYLHVLGDSIQSVGVMIGGAIIWYKPEWKIVDLICTLIFSVIVLATTINMLRNILEVLMESTPREIDATQLQKGLLEMEEVVAIHELHIWAITVGKVLLACHVKINPEADADAMLDKVIDYIKRVHNISHVTIQIER; from the exons ATGCCAGTCCTTCAG ATGGAATCACCGAGCACTCAGCATACACAAATTATTGAAGTCAGCAGAGATCTTCCTGATGTAGCAAGGAAAATTTGTGGGGAAGCAACATGTGAGTTCTCAGATGCTGGATCCATCTCAAAGGATGCTGAAGAACGATCAACTTCGATGCGGAAGCTTTTGATAGCAGTGATCCTCTGCATTATTTTCATGGCTGTTGAGGTCGTTGGTGGTATTAAGGCTAACAGTCTTGCAATATTGACTGATGCAGCACATTTGCTTTCCGATGTTGCAGCATTTGCCATCTCCTTATTTTCTATATGGGCTGGGGGATGGGAACCGAATCCTCGTCAGTCGTTTGGATTTTTTAGAATAGAGATTCTCGGCGCTTTGGTTTCTATGCAATTAATATGGCTGCTTGCTGGGATTCTTGTATATGAAGCCATTGCTAGACTCATTGCAGGTCCTCAAGATGTGGATGGGTTTTTAATGTTTGTTGTTGCTGCATTTGGTCTTGTGGTTAATATCATTATGGCTTTGGTATTGGGTCATGATCACGGACACGGCCACGGACATGGACATGATCATGGACACGGGCATGATCATCATGGCCACATCCATGGTATTTCAGTTTCTACCAATCATGATATAAAGCAAACACAAGATGAGCATCATCACACTCACCATCATGATGATGAAAAGCATTCAAAAGATGCCCATCACCATACTCATGATGATCACATGCATCCTCATGAGCATGATCACAAAGAGGGTGCTGCACCACTTCTTGGTGAATCAAAAGGCAGACCTGAGAAGAAGAAACGCAACATAAACGTACACGGGGCATATCTCCATGTACTTGGGGATTCTATCCAGAGTGTTGGAGTAATGATTGGCGGAGCAATCATATGGTATAAACCTGAATGGAAAATAGTTGATTTAATTTGCACTCTAATCTTTTCTGTTATTGTTTTGGCCACAACTATCAACATGCTGCGAAACATTTTGGAAGTCCTGATGGAGAGTACGCCGCGTGAGATAGATGCTACTCAACTTCAAAAGGGGCTATTGGAGATGGAAGAAGTAGTGGCTATTCATGAGTTGCACATATGGGCCATTACAGTTGGGAAGGTATTGCTAGCTTGTCATGTTAAAATCAATCCAGAAGCAGATGCGGACGCAATGTTGGACAAAGTTATAGACTACATAAAGAGGGTGCATAACATTAGTCATGTAACTATCCAGATAGAACGCTAG
- the LOC127137463 gene encoding metal tolerance protein 1 isoform X2, whose translation MESPSTQHTQIIEVSRDLPDVARKICGEATCEFSDAGSISKDAEERSTSMRKLLIAVILCIIFMAVEVVGGIKANSLAILTDAAHLLSDVAAFAISLFSIWAGGWEPNPRQSFGFFRIEILGALVSMQLIWLLAGILVYEAIARLIAGPQDVDGFLMFVVAAFGLVVNIIMALVLGHDHGHGHGHGHDHGHGHDHHGHIHGISVSTNHDIKQTQDEHHHTHHHDDEKHSKDAHHHTHDDHMHPHEHDHKEGAAPLLGESKGRPEKKKRNINVHGAYLHVLGDSIQSVGVMIGGAIIWYKPEWKIVDLICTLIFSVIVLATTINMLRNILEVLMESTPREIDATQLQKGLLEMEEVVAIHELHIWAITVGKVLLACHVKINPEADADAMLDKVIDYIKRVHNISHVTIQIER comes from the coding sequence ATGGAATCACCGAGCACTCAGCATACACAAATTATTGAAGTCAGCAGAGATCTTCCTGATGTAGCAAGGAAAATTTGTGGGGAAGCAACATGTGAGTTCTCAGATGCTGGATCCATCTCAAAGGATGCTGAAGAACGATCAACTTCGATGCGGAAGCTTTTGATAGCAGTGATCCTCTGCATTATTTTCATGGCTGTTGAGGTCGTTGGTGGTATTAAGGCTAACAGTCTTGCAATATTGACTGATGCAGCACATTTGCTTTCCGATGTTGCAGCATTTGCCATCTCCTTATTTTCTATATGGGCTGGGGGATGGGAACCGAATCCTCGTCAGTCGTTTGGATTTTTTAGAATAGAGATTCTCGGCGCTTTGGTTTCTATGCAATTAATATGGCTGCTTGCTGGGATTCTTGTATATGAAGCCATTGCTAGACTCATTGCAGGTCCTCAAGATGTGGATGGGTTTTTAATGTTTGTTGTTGCTGCATTTGGTCTTGTGGTTAATATCATTATGGCTTTGGTATTGGGTCATGATCACGGACACGGCCACGGACATGGACATGATCATGGACACGGGCATGATCATCATGGCCACATCCATGGTATTTCAGTTTCTACCAATCATGATATAAAGCAAACACAAGATGAGCATCATCACACTCACCATCATGATGATGAAAAGCATTCAAAAGATGCCCATCACCATACTCATGATGATCACATGCATCCTCATGAGCATGATCACAAAGAGGGTGCTGCACCACTTCTTGGTGAATCAAAAGGCAGACCTGAGAAGAAGAAACGCAACATAAACGTACACGGGGCATATCTCCATGTACTTGGGGATTCTATCCAGAGTGTTGGAGTAATGATTGGCGGAGCAATCATATGGTATAAACCTGAATGGAAAATAGTTGATTTAATTTGCACTCTAATCTTTTCTGTTATTGTTTTGGCCACAACTATCAACATGCTGCGAAACATTTTGGAAGTCCTGATGGAGAGTACGCCGCGTGAGATAGATGCTACTCAACTTCAAAAGGGGCTATTGGAGATGGAAGAAGTAGTGGCTATTCATGAGTTGCACATATGGGCCATTACAGTTGGGAAGGTATTGCTAGCTTGTCATGTTAAAATCAATCCAGAAGCAGATGCGGACGCAATGTTGGACAAAGTTATAGACTACATAAAGAGGGTGCATAACATTAGTCATGTAACTATCCAGATAGAACGCTAG